The Candidatus Hydrogenedens sp. genome has a segment encoding these proteins:
- a CDS encoding PmoA family protein, whose protein sequence is MKNCYVFIAIIFLLMFTINTFAENSNITINDEFLSFFYGQRKIADYRYTKVPFKPYIKCFYTPSGLQVLEDAPHDHLHHHGLMFAIQVGDTNYWEESEKSGHQIHQTFSAVNIDTNTTITMSSFIEELNWKSPANDTPQLTEIRKVSSGYWAQENANVIFWETHLENPSDTDTAKLSGHHYFGLGMRLLKTPLENVNIITPVEDNLENVRGDEYLRNAPWCGIVVKNEIGTFTLLIVDSQESLRFPSRWFTMRTPFVYISATRNLWKETFEIPPKNKVLCKHALVLWDGEKTKEDLGKAVEEINNVWK, encoded by the coding sequence ATGAAAAACTGCTATGTATTTATAGCCATAATATTTTTACTTATGTTTACTATAAATACCTTTGCTGAAAATAGCAACATAACCATAAATGATGAATTTTTATCTTTCTTTTATGGCCAGAGGAAAATAGCTGATTACCGATATACAAAAGTCCCATTTAAACCCTATATCAAATGTTTCTATACTCCGTCAGGATTGCAAGTTTTAGAAGATGCTCCACATGACCATCTTCACCATCATGGTCTCATGTTTGCTATTCAGGTAGGTGATACAAATTATTGGGAAGAAAGTGAAAAGAGTGGACATCAAATCCACCAAACATTTTCTGCTGTGAATATAGATACAAATACAACGATAACAATGAGTTCATTTATTGAAGAGTTAAACTGGAAAAGCCCCGCAAATGATACCCCTCAATTAACAGAGATACGGAAAGTTTCATCTGGATATTGGGCACAGGAAAATGCCAATGTAATATTTTGGGAAACACACCTCGAGAATCCATCAGATACAGATACTGCTAAACTTTCTGGGCATCATTACTTCGGATTAGGAATGCGACTTTTAAAGACACCTTTAGAAAATGTAAATATTATTACCCCCGTAGAAGATAATTTGGAGAATGTTCGAGGTGATGAATATCTCCGTAATGCTCCGTGGTGTGGAATTGTGGTAAAAAACGAAATAGGAACGTTCACTTTGCTAATAGTAGACTCACAGGAAAGTCTTCGTTTTCCATCTCGCTGGTTTACGATGAGAACACCTTTTGTGTATATATCTGCAACACGAAACTTATGGAAAGAGACGTTTGAAATACCACCGAAAAATAAAGTGTTATGTAAACATGCCCTTGTTTTATGGGATGGGGAAAAGACAAAAGAGGATTTAGGAAAGGCAGTTGAAGAGATAAATAACGTGTGGAAATAA